From the genome of Bacillota bacterium:
CTTTTGCTTAAAAACAGCGGTGTTTGGTGTTTGCTGTTTACACCGAAGTTAAAAAAAGCTTACAGCGCAAAAAGCTTGCCTGGTTTTGGCGTTGACATTTTTTTTGCTTTCTGCTTTTGTAACACCTGTTTTCGCGCAGGGTTTTTGGGATACGCGGGGCCACTGGGCGGAGAGTTCTATCGTAAGCTTCGCTCAGACGGGAGTTATTAAAGGTTACCCCGATGGAACCTTCCGCCCCAACGGACGGATTACGAGGGCTGAATTCGCTACACTTGTTGTGAAGAGTCTGCAGCTCCAGTTAAAAACACCTGCCATTCCAAGTTTTACCGACGTTCCAACTGTAAACTGGAGTTATCCCTATGTGGAGACTGCTGCAGCGGCGGGGCTGATTAAGGGGTATGAAGGTAAATTCTGGCCCGATACTCCGATCACGCGCGAGCAGATCGCCACGTTGCTTGTCCGCACTCTGAACCTCGGCGCCCAGGCCGAAACCAAACATAACCAGCCCCTGCCGTTCCGTGATGCTGCGGGGATCTCCGATTGGGCGCGGGGCTACATCGCGGTGGCCGTGGAGCTAGGTATGGTGCAAGGTTATCCTGACGGGACCTTCCGGGGTGGCAACTTTACAACAAGGGCAGAAACATGTGTGCTCATGCTCAGATTTCTCCAGGCCTTTGGCACGAAAACCCAGGATCCGCCGGAATTAACGAAGGCCTTTTATGACGGCGCAAAAGCAGAACTGGAGATCACTTTTGACGAAGAAATTAAAGTGAGTTCCGCAGATGTCACCAAAATAGGTTTTCAGTTCAACGACGGGAATTCGGTATATTTCCTCACAGCAGACAGCAAGGTTTTAACTACCGGGAGCAGTTCTAAGAGTCTTGCGGTGAAGGTCGTGGGGATGCCCAACCTGAAGGATATAAACACCCTTCACGTCTGGCTGAAACCCGCGGCAGTCGTGGATCTTGATGATGTACCCAACCCCCTCAGCAAAATTGCCGCCGACTTTACAAAGCCTGCACAAACGGAGCAGGAACAGCAAGAATCACCGTTACCCGACATCCTGACACCTTTTACCGGTAAAGACGGAGATCTCCTGGGAGGAATCCTGGATACGGTTTTAACTCCTGTTGAATCTCTGCTCGGAGGGGTCCTGGAGCCGGTGGGGGGATTACTTGACGGCGTTACCGGTATCATCGGCGGCGGAGGCGGGCTTCCTCTCGTCGGCGGTGTTTTGGGAGTCCTCGATGATGTGACCCAACCCGTCACCGGAGTAATTGGGGGAGTTGTGGGGCCTGTCGTGCAAACGGTAGAAACTTTGCCTGTTGCCGGAAATCTTGTAAAAGATATCCTCGATCCTTTGGGAGAAGCTGTCGAAGATGTTCCTGTTGTGGGAGATTTATTCGGAGCTCTTACAGGGAACCAGCCCGAAACAAGAGGCAGAACTGGGAACCTGGTTGGCAGTCTGCTTGGTGGCCTGCTCGGCGGCAGCTAATGGTTGATATTTTTTCAAAGGCGGTGCCGCAAAAAACCTGACTGCGGCAACCGGGTTTTTGAGAAAAGCCGCGCGCAGAAGAGGACCCGGGGGAGGGGAGCTGAATTTATTATGAAAAGGATTAACCGTGTTTTGCTATGGGTGGTAGTTTTTACGTTTATCTTTGGGCTTCTACCCGCTTATGGCGCGACGACACTGAAAGATATCCAGGGCCACTGGGCCCAGCGTGAGATTGAGTCGCTGGTTGCCCAGGGAATTATCAAGGGTTACCCGGATGGCACTTTTAGACCCGACCAGGCCGTTACGAGGGCCGAATTTTCCACGTTGATGGTCAGTGCCATCCAGCTTCCTTTAAGCAATCCTGCGGTACCCACTTTCGCCGACGTGCCGCGGGGAAGCTGGTGCTACCAGTATGTAGAAACAGCGGCTGCACAAAAGCTTGTTGAAGGATGGGGAGGGAGTTTTTACCCCAACTACGGAATTTCTCACGAGCAAGCCGCAACTCTGCTGATCAGGGCGTTGGGGAAGGCGGGCGAAGCAGACCAGTACAAAGCGGCTCGCACTAATTTCACCGACGATGCAAAGCTCAGCGACTGGGCACGGGGGTCTGTGGTACTTGCCGCCCAGCTCGGCATCATCAGTGCATACTCAGACGGGAGCTTCAAGCCCCAGCAGGTAACAACCAGGGCCGAGATGGCGGTTTTCATGTACAGGTTCCTCGCCCTTTACCGGCCGTCACCATCTCCGGTAGCGGCGCCTACTCTCACGTGGGCACGCTATGACAGCAGGGATGATCTCTTAACTTTAACCTTTGACCGGACAATTGCCATCAGTTCTGTTGATGTAACAAAAATTGCGTTCCAGTTTAACGATGAGTCACGGGTTTATTTCCTTGATACCAGAAGCAAGGTTCGTACCTATACGAACAGCAGCGTCATCGAGATTGGTGTTGTCGGCTTGGCCGAGCCTGCCACAGTTCAAAAGGCGACGATCTGGCTTTATGCGGGGGCGGTGAAGGATCTTCAGGGAACACCCAACCAGCAGATCTCATCCTTCCTGCAGTACATTTCTTACACCGATACGGCGCGACCGGAGCTAAAAACGGTCCGGTATGACCGGGATAATAATGAACTTACCCTGTATTTCTCGGAGCAGGTTCTGAAGAATACGGTTGACCTTGATGAAATTAAGGCCTACAGGATAGATGCCTACGGCGATGTTTGGATTGTATTGCAGGACCTGGTAGGGGGGCGTGTGACCGTTCCTGCCGGGGATTACGGCGACACGGTGGAAATAGAACTAACCAGCAGTGATGCCTCCAACCTGGAATATTACCTCGACCGGGGGCGGGTCTACTTAGTGTTAAAGGGCGTTAAGGACCGGGCCGGAAATGAAATGGTGCCCCTGGAGGCAGCGCGCAAAGAAGGGGTTGAGATCGAGGGAGGGGAGACAGTTTCTGGGGAACTAGAGCTGGAATCAGGGAATTACGACTCCGACCGGAACCGCCTTACTCTGAATTTCGACCGGACGATTGACATTGATTCTGTAAGACTCAGCCGGATTGCCCTGCGGTTTAACTCGACGAGCAATTCGTTCTGGTACCTTGATGAAGCCGACTGCGACCTTCTCACGAGCAGCGACAGCAGCCGGATCGTCATTAAAGTGGACGAAGACGCCGTGCACGAACCCTCTTCCGTTAGCCGGGCGTGGGTGAAGCTGGAGGACGGCGCGGTCCGGGATCTGGCCGGCCGGAGAAACAGTGAAGTAATTAAAGCCCTGAGCATTGATGATGATTTCGAGGAAGACACGCCGGTGCTGGAAGAGGCCACTTACGACCCCGGGGATAATGTTCTCGTGCTGGAATTTGGGAAGCGCCTGAAGGAAGCCGATCTCTCTCAAATCAAGCTCTGGGCAAAGAAGAGCGATGGTTCGGTGAAATGGGTGATTCCCCTGAACCGGAGCGCGGACTGGTATTTTGACAATAACAGGTACGATCTCTGGTTCCGGCTCTGGGACGACGATGCCTACTGGGTGGAAAGTGAACGCCAGGTCTGGGTGCGGGTCGAGGCTGGGGCCGTCAAGGACTACGACGGAAACCGGAACGCGCAGCAGGACGTGACCCTGGATTTTGAGTCTGGTGTTCCCAGTTCTGTAATTATTTCTCAGGCCGTGATCACCGACCGCGACGGTTCGGGTACATTTAACTGGGATGATACCATTGACGTCACCTTCAGTGATTCGATCCAGGTGAGCGGTCTCCGCGTCTCTCATTTCAGGCTGAACGCCGGGGGAGATTTCGGTACGGGAGCAAGGGTCGCAAAAACCAAAGCTAATGCGATTACGATTTACCTGGGTGATGACTGCAGGATTACTCCAGAACTGCTGTATAACAAGGTTTACCTGGTTTATGATGGAGACTCGGTTTATGATAAAACAGGAAGACTCGTTAAGACATGCCAGCAGAGACTTAAGGGTTACGAAAGCACAGGTCCCAAGATTAGCGACGCGAGGTACGTAGATTACAATAATGATCGCTACATTAACAAGGGAGATGAAATTAAACTGACGTTTAACGAGCCGGTCGTTACTGCATCAGGAGCGTATGTAAAAATAGCTTCAGGTGCCAGCATAGTAACTGCAGAACTTGTCAAACGGCAGGGTAAAGAAGTGTGGTTGGAAGTAACAGGTGGGAGTATCTCGGCATCCTACTCCCAACGGGTCGAGTTTCGGTTCGATCAAGGTGCCGGTGATGATCTGGTGATTATTGATGTTTACGGAAATGTCGCTCCAGTCCAGTCAGTCTATATATACAGGTACTATTAACAACGAAGCGTAGCAGTTCGGCCATCTCCAACCCTTCCTATAGGGAACCGTTTTTCTCCCCACGCGGTTCCCTCTTTTTTTATAGACTTGCCCCTGAAAACCTACCGCGCCCGCTATACGGGCACCCGGTGGGGTAGGATGAAAGGGGCGTCGCCCCGAAGGGTTATTTCTCCCCGGGCTCTCTTCAACCGGAAGCTGGTCCAAAACAAAAAGGGATGCGTGGTTTCCTGAGCATAATACGACTGCTTATTTCTGCGGAGACTTCCACGTCACTTCTGGTAACACCAAATAGAGTATGAAAATATTTCGGCCGGATCTACCAGTGAGCGACTTCTGGAAGGCCGGGTAACAGGACAGGCGAAGCGAGGGTGACCCCGTACTCACCGAAACTCTGTTGCATGATTAGTCTTCGTCATTAATTTCCGTTTTGTGTCTTTTTCAGTTCACGAAAGCAGCAGTGAGTGCGGGGAGCGGATCAGGAGCGAGTGGAAGTGCTTGCCTGGCAACCGACCGGAGTACTGGGAGCAAGCGCAAGGATAAATCGGGACATATTTTCAGGGCAGGGGGTTCAGGTCGGGGCGCGGAATTGTTATTTGAGAAACAAGGGACAATGGGGCAGAAAAAACTGCCCCATTCAGTTGCCTTAGATTCTTT
Proteins encoded in this window:
- a CDS encoding S-layer homology domain-containing protein; this translates as MALTFFLLSAFVTPVFAQGFWDTRGHWAESSIVSFAQTGVIKGYPDGTFRPNGRITRAEFATLVVKSLQLQLKTPAIPSFTDVPTVNWSYPYVETAAAAGLIKGYEGKFWPDTPITREQIATLLVRTLNLGAQAETKHNQPLPFRDAAGISDWARGYIAVAVELGMVQGYPDGTFRGGNFTTRAETCVLMLRFLQAFGTKTQDPPELTKAFYDGAKAELEITFDEEIKVSSADVTKIGFQFNDGNSVYFLTADSKVLTTGSSSKSLAVKVVGMPNLKDINTLHVWLKPAAVVDLDDVPNPLSKIAADFTKPAQTEQEQQESPLPDILTPFTGKDGDLLGGILDTVLTPVESLLGGVLEPVGGLLDGVTGIIGGGGGLPLVGGVLGVLDDVTQPVTGVIGGVVGPVVQTVETLPVAGNLVKDILDPLGEAVEDVPVVGDLFGALTGNQPETRGRTGNLVGSLLGGLLGGS
- a CDS encoding S-layer homology domain-containing protein: MKRINRVLLWVVVFTFIFGLLPAYGATTLKDIQGHWAQREIESLVAQGIIKGYPDGTFRPDQAVTRAEFSTLMVSAIQLPLSNPAVPTFADVPRGSWCYQYVETAAAQKLVEGWGGSFYPNYGISHEQAATLLIRALGKAGEADQYKAARTNFTDDAKLSDWARGSVVLAAQLGIISAYSDGSFKPQQVTTRAEMAVFMYRFLALYRPSPSPVAAPTLTWARYDSRDDLLTLTFDRTIAISSVDVTKIAFQFNDESRVYFLDTRSKVRTYTNSSVIEIGVVGLAEPATVQKATIWLYAGAVKDLQGTPNQQISSFLQYISYTDTARPELKTVRYDRDNNELTLYFSEQVLKNTVDLDEIKAYRIDAYGDVWIVLQDLVGGRVTVPAGDYGDTVEIELTSSDASNLEYYLDRGRVYLVLKGVKDRAGNEMVPLEAARKEGVEIEGGETVSGELELESGNYDSDRNRLTLNFDRTIDIDSVRLSRIALRFNSTSNSFWYLDEADCDLLTSSDSSRIVIKVDEDAVHEPSSVSRAWVKLEDGAVRDLAGRRNSEVIKALSIDDDFEEDTPVLEEATYDPGDNVLVLEFGKRLKEADLSQIKLWAKKSDGSVKWVIPLNRSADWYFDNNRYDLWFRLWDDDAYWVESERQVWVRVEAGAVKDYDGNRNAQQDVTLDFESGVPSSVIISQAVITDRDGSGTFNWDDTIDVTFSDSIQVSGLRVSHFRLNAGGDFGTGARVAKTKANAITIYLGDDCRITPELLYNKVYLVYDGDSVYDKTGRLVKTCQQRLKGYESTGPKISDARYVDYNNDRYINKGDEIKLTFNEPVVTASGAYVKIASGASIVTAELVKRQGKEVWLEVTGGSISASYSQRVEFRFDQGAGDDLVIIDVYGNVAPVQSVYIYRYY